In Solanum pennellii chromosome 3, SPENNV200, a single window of DNA contains:
- the LOC107013440 gene encoding uncharacterized protein LOC107013440, with protein MSNLSKLEFVALDISGKNYLLWVLDAEIHLAAFGLDATITPENEASSQDKAKAMIFLRHHLDEVLNIKYLTVKDPLELWTDLKGRYDYLKLILCGETIKDEDMLEKTLTTFHASNVILQQQYREKDFQKCSELISCLLVAEQHNALLMKNHEARPTGATPLPEVNVVGARDQSEKGNKSGASFSNARAESHMTLTHDDKPGTSQKYDKDVEANLALKDDIFDGLGDITHMEVVDFFGDRN; from the exons atgtCGAATTTATCCAAACTTGAGTTTGTGGCATTAGATATTTCTGGAAAGAATTATCTTTTATGGGTACTTGATGCTGAGATTCACTTGGCTGCTTTTGGTCTTGATGCCACTATTACTCCGGAAAATGAAGCATCGAGTCAAGATAAGGCGAAGGCTATGATTTTCCTTCGTCATCATCTTGATGAGGTCCTGAATATTAAATATCTGACGGTAAAAGATCCACTTGAATTGTGGACTGATTTAAAGGGGAGATATGACTACCTAAAG TTGATATTATGTGGGGAGACTATAAAAGACGAGGATATGTTGGAAAAGACACTTACTACTTTCCATGCCTCAAATGTGATATTGCAGCAGCAATATCGTGAAAAGGATTTTCAGAAATGTTCTGAACTAATCTCATGTCTTTTGGTGGCTGAGCAACATAATgctcttttaatgaaaaatcatgaagctCGTCCCACAGGAGCTACTCCATTACCGGAGGTAAATGTGGTGGGAGCACGTGATCAATCTGAA aaaggaaataaaagtggtGCTTCCTTTTCCAATGCTCGAGCTGAGTCACATATGACTCTTACACATGATGATAAGCCGGGAACATCTCAGAAATATGATAAGGATGTTGAAGCAAATTTGGCTTTAAAGGATGATATTTTTGATGGCCTTGGTGACATTACTCATATGGAAGTTGTTGACTTCTTTGGAGATCGAAACTGA